A portion of the Cyanobium sp. PCC 7001 genome contains these proteins:
- a CDS encoding recombinase family protein, with product MARLISAGIPRERVVVEVASASKGRQTKLRQLFDRARRGEVSEIWAIRQDRLQRTRSEAAALWELIDQYGVAFRFLDEAAIDPADPSSCLQAQILGAFAQHETQMLSRRVRNALAHQREQGKHHGRPPWGYLAKEGRLVPDPESWDKARAVIETYLATGSSTAARRKRYELDGKPWGISAFARWITSPNLRGAVVYGLRTPNPEIIWGQHPPLVESHEWEAIAALRQSNRTNGGAQRKASRERLGTGLFVCEACGRRMHLKRRPNGVVLVICRQIRGAGCPVGHRNHLDHAKVPNLIRRAIGLAAVQIADQAVPHELPEPVELVKLREEAVAFERLGTPRARRQAEEVREEVARLEETLHRSSEQRQEAITSEVLRLASQWAAPGWADWRISDQELRAVALKYGLQFFVSGCHAERFEFQRLGVDGYLGSMETPVEARARKDSEAGYFTSGLLVESIGGAPPNNTSSQENQAINIAKFLVSRPIKSMPPD from the coding sequence GTGGCTCGGCTGATTTCGGCAGGCATCCCACGCGAAAGGGTGGTGGTCGAGGTCGCCTCCGCCTCCAAGGGCCGCCAGACAAAGCTCCGCCAGCTCTTCGACCGTGCCCGTCGTGGTGAGGTCAGCGAGATATGGGCGATTCGTCAGGACCGGCTCCAGCGCACCCGAAGCGAGGCCGCCGCCTTGTGGGAGCTGATCGATCAGTACGGCGTCGCCTTCCGGTTCTTGGATGAGGCGGCCATCGACCCGGCCGATCCATCGAGTTGCCTACAGGCGCAGATCCTCGGGGCCTTCGCCCAACACGAAACCCAGATGCTTTCCCGGCGGGTGCGGAACGCTCTGGCGCACCAACGCGAGCAGGGCAAGCATCACGGTCGGCCGCCATGGGGCTACCTCGCCAAGGAGGGCCGCCTCGTGCCCGATCCCGAATCTTGGGACAAAGCCCGCGCTGTGATTGAGACCTATCTCGCCACGGGCAGCTCAACGGCAGCACGACGGAAGCGGTACGAGCTAGACGGCAAGCCGTGGGGTATTTCGGCCTTTGCCAGATGGATCACGAGCCCGAACCTCCGTGGGGCGGTGGTCTATGGATTGAGGACCCCGAACCCGGAGATCATCTGGGGGCAGCACCCACCACTAGTGGAGTCGCATGAGTGGGAGGCGATTGCCGCGCTGCGCCAGTCGAACCGCACCAATGGCGGCGCTCAACGCAAGGCCTCTCGGGAGCGGCTCGGCACTGGCCTTTTCGTCTGTGAGGCTTGCGGGCGGCGGATGCACCTCAAGCGGCGCCCTAATGGTGTCGTGCTCGTCATCTGTCGGCAGATACGCGGTGCCGGGTGCCCCGTAGGCCACCGCAACCACCTCGACCACGCCAAGGTCCCAAACCTGATCCGACGCGCCATTGGGCTGGCAGCCGTGCAGATCGCTGATCAGGCCGTGCCCCACGAGCTGCCCGAACCCGTGGAGCTGGTGAAGTTACGGGAGGAGGCCGTCGCGTTTGAGCGGCTGGGTACGCCCCGCGCCAGACGCCAGGCCGAAGAGGTGCGGGAGGAGGTCGCCAGGCTGGAGGAGACGCTCCATCGGTCCTCAGAGCAACGGCAGGAGGCCATCACCAGCGAGGTCCTAAGGCTGGCGTCCCAGTGGGCGGCGCCGGGGTGGGCGGATTGGCGGATCAGTGACCAGGAGCTGCGAGCGGTGGCGTTGAAATACGGGCTCCAGTTCTTTGTCTCCGGCTGCCATGCAGAGCGGTTTGAGTTTCAGCGCCTCGGCGTCGATGGCTACCTCGGGTCGATGGAGACGCCGGTGGAGGCAAGGGCGCGGAAGGACAGCGAGGCTGGCTACTTCACCAGTGGGCTACTAGTGGAGTCCATTGGCGGTGCGCCACCAAATAACACCAGTAGCCAAGAAAACCAAGCCATCAATATTGCTAAATTCCTTGTTTCCCGGCCGATTAAAAGTATGCCGCCTGACTAG